A genomic region of Denticeps clupeoides chromosome 17, fDenClu1.1, whole genome shotgun sequence contains the following coding sequences:
- the LOC114766731 gene encoding V(D)J recombination-activating protein 2-like, translating to MSLQPVTAVNCAGVVQPGSSLLQLEGEVFLLGQKGWPKRSCPTGVFGVRLKNGELRLRAISFSNNSCYIPPLRCPAVAHLEARDGSPEMALVHGGRTPNNELSASLYMLSVDSRGCNRKVTLRCQEKELVGELPGPRYGHTITVVHSRGKRACVLFGGRRYMPPGQRTTENWNSMVDCPPQVFLIDLEYGCSSAHTVPELGDGQSFHLALAREDSVYFLGGHTLSSDSRHPRLYRLRVELFLGSPKISCDVLDHGLSITSAIAIRIGSGHEYIVLGGYEFDQRKRMECSSVVLDNNGIHIQLREAPEWTTEISHSRTWFGGTLGKGTALIAIPSEGNPAPPDAHYFYHVSFEQEEVGEDGIQGCSQESPDFEDSTPLEDSEELYFGRDPHELEGSSDGEGGTYNEEDEEDESQTGYWIKCCLSCQVDANTWEPFYSTELSRPAMIFCSKGEGGHWVHAQCMEMSESVLQCFSQNSAKYFCLEHGGLPRQERTPPRQVMPLKRIPMKALHRRAPVNLHLTPAKKSLLRRLFD from the coding sequence ATGTCCCTGCAGCCAGTGACTGCGGTGAACTGTGCAGGTGTGGTGCAGCCTGGCAGCTCCTTGCTGCAGCTGGAGGGAGAAGTTTTTCTACTTGGCCAGAAAGGCTGGCCTAAGCGCTCTTGCCCCACTGGGGTCTTTGGTGTGCGGCTGAAAAATGGGGAACTCCGACTCCGCGCTATCTCCTTCTCCAACAACTCCTGCTACATCCCGCCGCTACGCTGCCCTGCAGTTGCGCACTTGGAGGCCCGAGATGGAAGTCCTGAGATGGCTCTGGTCCATGGTGGAAGGACACCCAACAATGAGCTGTCTGCGAGCCTTTATATGCTGAGCGTGGACAGCCGTGGCTGCAATCGCAAGGTGACACTGCGGTGCCAAGAGAAGGAGTTGGTGGGGGAGCTTCCAGGACCTCGTTATGGCCATACCATCACTGTGGTTCATAGTCGAGGCAAGAGGGCCTGTGTCCTTTTTGGTGGCAGGAGATACATGCCTCCAGGACAAAGGACTACAGAGAACTGGAACAGCATGGTGGACTGCCCACCTCAGGTCTTTCTCATTGACCTGGAGTACGGGTGCTCTTCAGCTCACACTGTTCCTGAGTTGGGTGATGGCCAGTCGTTCCACCTGGCCTTGGCGAGAGAAGATTCAGTCTACTTCCTGGGTGGCCACACCTTATCGTCAGACTCCCGTCACCCTCGTCTTTACCGCCTGCGCGTTGAGTTATTCCTGGGAAGCCCTAAAATCTCCTGTGATGTTCTGGACCATGGCCTCTCCATCACCAGTGCCATTGCCATACGCATCGGTTCTGGTCATGAGTACATTGTCCTCGGGGGATATGAGTTTGATCAAAGGAAACGTATGGAGTGCAGCTCTGTGGTCCTGGACAACAATGGGATCCACATTCAACTGAGGGAGGCGCCGGAGTGGACGACTGAGATCAGCCACAGCCGCACCTGGTTTGGTGGAACCCTTGGGAAAGGTACCGCATTAATCGCGATTCCATCAGAAGGAAATCCTGCCCCACCTGATGCCCACTATTTCTACCACGTGAGCTTTGAGCAGGAAGAAGTTGGTGAGGATGGGATTCAGGGCTGTAGCCAGGAATCGCCCGATTTTGAAGACTCTACCCCTCTGGAGGACTCAGAGGAGCTCTACTTTGGCCGTGATCCGCACGAGCTGGAGGGCAGCAGCGATGGGGAGGGAGGCACTTACAacgaggaggatgaggaggatgagtcTCAGACAGGCTACTGGATAAAATGCTGCCTCAGCTGCCAGGTGGACGCCAACACCTGGGAGCCCTTCTATTCCACCGAGCTCAGCCGCCCTGCCATGATCTTCTGCTCCAAGGGCGAGGGCGGTCACTGGGTTCATGCCCAGTGTATGGAGATGTCTGAGAGCGTTCTCCAGTGCTTCTCCCAGAACAGTGCCAAGTACTTCTGCCTGGAGCACGGTGGTCTCCCCCGACAAGAGAGAACCCCTCCCCGGCAGGTGATGCCCTTGAAGCGCATTCCCATGAAGGCACTTCATCGCAGAGCACCTGTCAATCTGCATTTGACCCCAGCCAAGAAGAGCCTCTTGAGGAGGCTTTTTGACTGA
- the LOC114766554 gene encoding V(D)J recombination-activating protein 1 encodes MGVPWTRYAMEKGNSRSDDPRHSIPDELCHPFSKFSDWKFKLFRVRSMEKAPLPSEKEPLSATSSGDSAMEGAGLPGSVMKLCLGGKSKENIEGPSRHIDLKLQEIDTHMNHIKSLCRLCGMLLRKAKGPEHEVQGLLDEASRFSLRRMGCKALNWPEVILKVFKVDVAGDMETIHPPSFCHRCWTAAIRGGGFCSFTRTQVPEWMPHSTHCPLCFPKKVSLQRKGRKRRKALRGAPSLAKRSKLESHSSSAVGGGGRGSLGRTRVKKGLWVKNFTFCHKEHLSVQLLPDDLPLDFVSAVTCQVCGHLLANPVQAPCGHLFCRSCILKYGRAVGGHCPACSLPCAPADLTSPAKAFLGVLHSLQLLCPKDGCGERVRLDSFRPHCLGHHLEKRQEDEQRSTATEPSLDSYLPVNKGGRPRQHLLSLTRRAQKHRLKELKNQVKTFADKEEGGDIKSVCLTLFLLALRASNEHKQADELEAMMQGRGYGLHPAVCLAIRVNTFLSCSQYHKMYRTVKATSGRQIFQPLHTLRSAEKELLPGYHQFEWQPALKNVSSACDVGIINGLSGWTSSVDDVPADTISRRFRYDVALVSALKDLEEDIMEGLRERNLDDSTCTSGFSVVIKESCDGMGDVSEKHGGGPAVPEKAVRFSFTVMSISVQAEGEDETVTIFQEPKPNSELSCKPMCLMFVDESDHETLTAILGPVVAERNAMKESRLILSVGNLPRSFRFHFRSTGYDEKMVRELEGLEASGSTYICTLCDSTRAEASENMVLHSITRSHEENLERYEIWRTNPFSESADELRERVKGVSAKPFMETQPTLDALHCDIGNATEFYKIFQDEIGEVYQKANPSREERRRWRAALDKQLRKTMKLKPVARMNGNYARRLMTTEAVEVVCELVPSEERREALRELMGLYLQMKPVWRSTCPATDCPDQLLRYSFNSQRFAEILSSTFKYRYDGKITNYLHKTLAHVPEIVERDGSIGAWASEGNESGNKLFRRFRKMNARQSKTFELEDVLKHHWLYTSKYLQKFMEAHKNSPKALQATINPEEMTVDDSEMSPDIEF; translated from the exons GACTCGATACGCCATGGAGAAGGGGAATTCTCGCTCGGATGACCCCAGGCATTCCATTCCAGATGAGCTGTGCCACCCCTTTTCCAAGTTCTCCGACTGGAAGTTCAAACTCTTCCGGGTCAGGTCCATGGAGAAAGCACCTCTTCCCAGTGAAAAGGAGCCCCTGTCAGCCACAAGCTCAGGGGATTCGGCCATGGAAGGTGCCGGCCTTCCTGGCAGCGTGATGAAACTTTGCCTGGGAGGTAAGAGCAAGGAGAACATCGAGGGGCCCAGCAGGCACATAGACCTGAAGCTGCAGGAGATTGATACGCACATGAACCACATCAA GTCTTTGTGTCGGCTCTGTGGCATGTTACTCAGAAAAGCCAAAGGGCCGGAACATGAGGTCCAGGGCCTCCTGGATGAAGCCAGCAGGTTTTCCCTGCGTCGGATGGGCTGCAAAGCGTTGAACTGGCCCGAAGTGATCCTGAAGGTCTTCAAGGTAGACGTGGCAGGAGACATGGAGACGATCCACCCCCCCTCATTCTGCCACCGCTGCTGGACGGCAGCCATCAGAGGCGGAGGCTTCTGCTCCTTCACACGCACCCAAGTCCCGGAGTGGATGCCTCACAGCACCCACTGCCCGCTCTGCTTCCCCAAAAAGGTGTCTTTGCAGCGAAAGGGAAGGAAACGCCGAAAAGCCCTCAGAGGAGCTCCCTCACTTGCAAAGAGAAGCAAGTTGGAGTCTCATAGCTCCAGTGCCGTGGGCGGAGGAGGCAGGGGTTCCCTGGGTAGAACTAGGGTGAAGAAAGGCCTCTGGGTGAAGAACTTCACTTTCTGTCATAAAGAGCATTTGAGTGTCCAGCTTCTCCCCGACGATCTTCCTCTGGACTTTGTCAGCGCTGTCACCTGCCAGGTCTGTGGCCACCTGCTCGCCAATCCGGTCCAGGCTCCGTGCGGCCATCTCTTCTGCCGGAGCTGCATCCTGAAGTACGGCCGGGCCGTGGGCGGCCACTGCCCCGCATGCTCCCTCCCGTGCGCCCCAGCCGATCTAACCAGCCCCGCCAAGGCCTTCCTGGGCGTCCTGCACTCCCTCCAGCTGCTCTGCCCGAAAGACGGCTGCGGAGAGCGCGTGAGGCTCGACTCCTTCAGACCCCACTGCCTCGGCCACCACCTCGAGAAGCGACAGGAGGACGAGCAGCGGAGCACAGCGACAGAGCCGAGCCTCGACAGCTACCTGCCTGTCAACAAGGGGGGGCGGCCGCGCCAGCACCTGCTGTCATTGACCAGACGCGCACAGAAGCACCGCTTGAAGGAGCTGAAGAACCAGGTGAAGACGTTCGCCGACAAGGAGGAAGGGGGGGACATCAAGTCGGTGTGCCTGACGCTGTTCCTGCTGGCACTGCGGGCCAGCAACGAACACAAACAGGCAGATGAGCTGGAGGCCATGATGCAAG GCAGAGGTTATGGATTGCACCCTGCAGTGTGTTTGGCCATCAGGGTCAACACCTTCCTGAGTTGCAGTCAATACCACAAGATGTATCGCACTGTGAAGGCCACCAGTGGGCGCCAGATCTTCCAGCCACTTCACACCCTGCGTAGTGCAGAGAAAGAGCTTCTTCCAGGCTACCATCAGTTTGAGTGGCAGCCTGCTCTGAAGAATGTGTCGAGTGCATGCGATGTAGGCATCATCAATGGACTCTCGGGCTGGACCAGCTCAGTAGATGACGTTCCTGCTGACACGATTTCACGGCGCTTCCGCTATGATGTGGCCTTGGTCTCAGCGCTGAAAGACTTGGAAGAGGACATCATGGAGGGCTTGAGAGAGCGAAACCTGGATGACAGCACCTGCACCTCAGGCTTCAGTGTTGTCATCAAAGAGTCTTGTGATGGCATGGGAGACGTTAGCGAGAAACATGGAGGTGGTCCAGCAGTTCCAGAAAAGGCGGTGCGCTTCTCTTTCACGGTGATGTCCATATCTGTTCAGGCTGAGGGTGAAGACGAGACAGTTACTATCTTCCAGGAACCAAAGCCCAACTCTGAACTCTCCTGCAAGCCAATGTGCCTGATGTTCGTTGATGAATCTGACCATGAGACCCTTACCGCCATCCTAGGTCCCGTGGTGGCAGAGCGAAATGCCATGAAGGAGAGCAGACTCATCCTATCAGTCGGCAACCTTCCACGTTCCTTCCGCTTTCACTTCCGGAGCACGGGATACGACGAGAAGATGGTACGAGAGCTAGAAGGTCTGGAGGCATCTGGCTCCACTTACATATGCACCCTCTGCGACTCCACCCGTGCGGAGGCCTCTGAGAACATGGTGCTTCACTCAATCACCCGAAGTCATGAAGAAAATCTGGAACGATATGAAATCTGGCGGACGAATCCATTCTCAGAGTCTGCAGACGAATTACGCGAACGGGTCAAGGGCGTCTCAGCCAAACCCTTTATGGAGACCCAACCCACTTTGGACGCCCTGCACTGCGACATCGGGAACGCCACAGAGTTCTACAAGATCTTTCAGGATGAGATTGGAGAGGTCTACCAAAAGGCGAATCCGAGCCGAGAAGAACGTCGTCGCTGGCGAGCTGCCCTGGACAAGCAGCTGAGGAAGACGATGAAGCTGAAGCCGGTGGCGCGGATGAACGGTAACTACGCTCGCCGGCTGATGACCACCGAGGCGGTGGAAGTTGTTTGCGAGCTTGTGCCTTCAGAGGAGCGCCGTGAAGCCTTGCGTGAGCTCATGGGTCTGTACCTACAAATGAAACCAGTGTGGCGCTCAACCTGCCCCGCCACTGACTGCCCAGACCAGCTCCTCCGCTACAGCTTCAACTCCCAGCGCTTTGCTGAGATCCTGTCCTCCACCTTCAAGTACCGGTATGATGGCAAGATCACAAACTACCTGCACAAGACCCTGGCCCACGTACCTGAGATAGTTGAGAGAGACGGCTCTATCGGAGCCTGGGCCAGCGAAGGGAACGAATCCGGGAACAAGCTGTTTCGCCGCTTCCGCAAGATGAACGCCAGGCAGTCCAAGACATTTGAGCTGGAGGATGTGCTCAAGCATCACTGGCTCTACACTTCCAAGTACCTGCAGAAGTTCATGGAAGCCCACAAGAACTCTCCGAAAGCCCTGCAGGCAACCATCAACCCTGAAGAGATGACAGTAGACGACAGTGAAATGTCACCGGACATAGAATTTTAA